In Pangasianodon hypophthalmus isolate fPanHyp1 chromosome 29, fPanHyp1.pri, whole genome shotgun sequence, one genomic interval encodes:
- the rtbdn gene encoding retbindin, translating to MAISSAFVFAYWASFLVAFGWCRDGVCLQDGRHKSMPSPEPNLKECSLYMENACCSEQDIGDLTASTASVSWDKCGSLSPVCEEFLKRVICFYRCSPDATYWPHPQHGSSIRAVPLCHSFCRDWYEVCKSDLTCARDWTSDPRGLNCTSSCIPYQQMYQHGRDLCESLWGDAFIMVEDETMEVKGHGCGCLTLSASDREVIAALRMQKDEPDELDTTKLHGNPLCSHTAAAAPQQGQKSHDNSVLHKRSAPPVHDSEGSGSGF from the exons ATGGCCATTTCCTCAGCATTTGTCTTTGCCTATTGGGCAAGTTTTCTGGTTGCATTTGGTTGGTGCAGAGATGGGGTGTGTCTTCAGGATGGACGTCACAAATCCATGCCCAGTCCAGAGCCCAATCTTAAAGAATGCTCATTGTACATGGAGA ATGCTTGCTGCTCGGAGCAGGACATTGGAGACCTTACTGCTTCTACTGCCAGTGTATCATGGGACAAGTGTGGCTCTCTCAGTCCAGT GTGTGAGGAGTTTCTGAAGAGAGTCATCTGTTTTTACCGCTGTTCTCCTGATGCCACATACTGGCCACACCCTCAGCACGGCTCTTCCATCAGGGCCGTGCCTCTGTGCCACAGCTTCTGCAGAGACTG GTATGAAGTTTGTAAATCAGACCTCACATGTGCTCGAGACTGGACCAGTGACCCCAGAGGGCTAAACTGCACCAGCAGCTGCATACCCTATCAACAG aTGTACCAGCATGGCCGAGACCTCTGCGAGAGCCTCTGGGGCGACGCTTTCATAATGGTGGAGGATGAAACCAtggaggtcaaaggtcatggcTGTGGATGTTTGACCCTCAGCGCCTCAGACAGAGAGGTCATAGCTGCTCTGAGAATGCAGAAGGATGAACCAGATGAGCTGGACACCACCAAACTCCATGGAAACCCCCTCTGCTCTCACACTGCAGCCGCGGCGCCCCAGCAGGGGCAGAAGAGCCACGACAATTCGGTGTTACACAAACGCTCGGCTCCCCCCGTACATGACTCGGAGGGCAGCGGCAGCGGCTTCTAA